From Oceanipulchritudo coccoides, the proteins below share one genomic window:
- a CDS encoding efflux RND transporter permease subunit has translation MNTTPPLGNAGRFAALFINSKLTLIAVIASILMGIFAVLQLPREEEPQIKVPMIDIFVSMPGASPEEVENRITRPMEKLLWEIPRVEYLYSTSNPGGAMVIVRFEVGTDIESALVRLNQKLQTNFDRIPPDVSQPLVKPRTIDDVPILALTFHSSEYDHLTLRRLAAQVDDSIKSIEQVAETTLIGGSTRQIRVQLDPAALAAHQINPLDLIPALQRTNRSIQLGALPFDNNSVLLETGTFLTSAEDVGSIVVGVFADRPVYLRDVAKIHDTASEPSNYVLHKDNSGKLEAAVTLSLAKRPGANAIDVVNSVLKKVDSLKGSLIPNEVEITVTRDYGHTAAEKSNELLLHMGIAVFGVALLILFFLGWRESLVVLLAIPSTLALTLLVFYLYGYTLNRITLFALIFSIGILVDDAIVVVENIVRHVRMKRNRNRSVTEVALQAVDEVGNPTILATWAVIAAILPMAFVGGLMGPYMRPIPIGSTAAMLFSLVIAFTITPWAALRVLKRHLPAKEEPTGEASAPVDTEDHEVPDDFFTRLYHKVMEPMLDKSIWRWSFLMGIAVLLLGSVALVLIGKVEVKMLPFDNKSEFQVIIDAPEGTTLEETTDIALAMANALRKEPEVQDIQVYSGTASPFNFNGLVRHYFLRSGPNVADLQVNLVSKEERSEQSHDIANRVRPMLAKIAHAHEVAIAIAEVPPGPPVLQTIVAEIYGPDPQQRLELAKAVRSIMEETEGVVDIDWYVQDPQRKDRFVVDKAKAALHGLSEAEVSQALAMGASGIPAGLIHLPREVEDVMIRFEIPNSGKSKPEDLLALQIRSPQQPGAPLVPLSELVTLASEPAPQSLYRKNLKPVTYVTANVAGAIESPAYALFKMNKKLADLNPADFGGNSESLPIYNLNLPFDDEEPAMKWDGEWHITLEVFRDLGIAFAAVLVLIAMLMVGWFHSYKTPLVVMAAIPFSLVGILPAHWAMGAFFTATSMIGFMAGAGIVVRNSIILVDFIELRREQGLSLRDAVVEAGAVRFRPMLLTALAVVVGASVILADPIFQGLAISLMFGEIASLLISRMAVPVLYFMSESKNS, from the coding sequence GTGAACACGACTCCACCACTTGGAAACGCCGGGCGCTTTGCCGCGCTCTTTATCAATTCGAAACTGACATTGATCGCGGTCATTGCCTCGATTCTCATGGGCATCTTTGCCGTCCTGCAGCTTCCCCGGGAGGAAGAGCCACAGATCAAGGTGCCCATGATTGACATATTCGTCTCCATGCCGGGGGCCAGCCCGGAGGAAGTCGAGAACCGGATTACCCGTCCGATGGAAAAGCTCCTCTGGGAGATACCGCGTGTTGAATACCTGTATTCCACATCCAACCCGGGCGGCGCAATGGTCATTGTCCGCTTTGAAGTGGGAACAGATATTGAATCGGCCCTTGTCCGGCTGAACCAGAAATTGCAGACAAATTTTGATCGAATTCCGCCGGATGTGAGCCAGCCCTTGGTGAAGCCGCGAACGATTGATGATGTGCCGATCCTGGCCCTCACATTTCACAGTTCCGAGTACGATCACCTGACCCTGAGGCGCCTTGCCGCGCAAGTGGATGATTCCATCAAATCAATCGAGCAGGTCGCGGAAACGACCTTGATTGGAGGCAGCACCCGGCAAATTCGTGTCCAGCTGGATCCCGCCGCCCTGGCGGCACACCAGATCAATCCATTGGACCTCATACCCGCCTTGCAACGGACCAACCGAAGCATCCAGCTGGGCGCCCTGCCCTTTGACAACAACTCCGTTCTTTTGGAGACGGGCACCTTCCTGACCAGCGCGGAAGATGTCGGGTCCATCGTGGTCGGGGTGTTTGCCGATCGTCCGGTTTATCTGAGGGATGTAGCGAAAATCCATGACACCGCATCCGAGCCGTCAAATTACGTACTGCACAAGGATAATTCAGGAAAGCTGGAAGCAGCTGTCACGCTGAGCTTGGCGAAGAGGCCGGGCGCCAATGCCATTGATGTGGTCAATTCAGTCCTCAAGAAAGTTGATAGCCTGAAAGGCAGCCTGATTCCCAATGAAGTGGAGATCACGGTCACGCGTGACTACGGCCACACCGCCGCGGAAAAAAGCAACGAGCTTCTCCTGCACATGGGGATTGCCGTGTTCGGGGTCGCCTTATTGATCCTCTTCTTCCTTGGCTGGCGCGAATCCCTGGTGGTCCTGCTGGCCATCCCTTCCACCCTCGCCCTCACGCTCCTCGTATTCTATCTCTATGGATACACCCTGAACCGGATTACGCTTTTTGCCCTGATCTTTTCCATCGGGATTCTCGTTGATGATGCCATTGTCGTCGTGGAAAACATCGTCCGTCATGTGCGGATGAAAAGGAACCGGAACCGGTCAGTTACCGAGGTTGCCCTCCAAGCAGTCGATGAAGTGGGAAATCCGACAATCCTTGCAACCTGGGCAGTCATAGCGGCGATCCTTCCCATGGCCTTTGTCGGTGGATTGATGGGCCCCTACATGCGTCCCATTCCGATTGGCTCAACGGCAGCCATGTTGTTTTCCCTCGTCATTGCCTTCACCATCACACCGTGGGCCGCCCTGCGGGTCCTCAAGCGCCATCTTCCGGCGAAGGAGGAACCGACTGGCGAGGCCAGTGCACCCGTGGATACGGAGGACCATGAAGTCCCCGATGACTTTTTCACCCGTCTCTACCACAAGGTCATGGAACCGATGCTCGATAAGTCCATCTGGCGATGGTCCTTTCTAATGGGAATCGCGGTGCTTCTGCTGGGAAGTGTTGCCTTGGTTCTTATCGGAAAGGTGGAAGTCAAAATGCTTCCCTTTGACAATAAGTCAGAGTTCCAGGTGATTATCGATGCACCCGAAGGAACAACACTCGAGGAGACGACCGATATTGCACTGGCAATGGCCAATGCCCTCCGGAAAGAACCGGAAGTCCAGGACATCCAAGTTTATTCTGGGACAGCCAGCCCTTTCAATTTCAATGGTCTCGTCCGGCACTACTTTCTACGCAGTGGACCCAATGTGGCAGACTTGCAAGTCAACCTTGTCAGCAAGGAAGAACGAAGTGAACAAAGCCATGACATCGCCAATCGTGTGCGGCCCATGCTGGCAAAAATTGCCCATGCCCACGAAGTAGCCATTGCCATCGCCGAGGTTCCACCGGGACCTCCTGTGCTGCAGACAATTGTCGCGGAAATCTATGGCCCGGATCCGCAACAGCGCCTCGAGCTGGCTAAAGCCGTTCGCTCCATCATGGAGGAGACGGAGGGTGTCGTCGATATCGATTGGTATGTGCAGGATCCCCAACGCAAGGACCGGTTTGTCGTGGACAAGGCCAAAGCCGCCCTTCACGGCCTTTCAGAGGCCGAAGTGAGCCAGGCCCTCGCGATGGGCGCCAGTGGAATTCCCGCCGGGCTGATCCACCTTCCCAGGGAAGTGGAAGATGTCATGATCCGCTTTGAGATTCCGAATTCCGGAAAGTCCAAGCCCGAGGATCTGCTTGCCTTGCAAATCCGTTCACCGCAGCAACCCGGTGCGCCTCTTGTTCCTCTATCCGAATTGGTGACCTTGGCAAGTGAGCCAGCTCCGCAATCGCTCTACAGGAAAAACCTCAAGCCGGTGACCTATGTCACGGCCAACGTGGCCGGGGCGATTGAAAGCCCGGCTTACGCGCTGTTCAAGATGAACAAAAAGTTGGCCGATCTGAATCCTGCGGACTTTGGAGGAAACAGCGAAAGTCTTCCCATCTACAATCTGAACCTGCCCTTTGATGATGAAGAACCGGCAATGAAGTGGGATGGCGAATGGCACATCACGCTCGAGGTCTTCAGGGATCTGGGAATTGCCTTTGCCGCCGTTCTTGTCCTGATCGCCATGCTCATGGTTGGCTGGTTTCACAGTTACAAGACCCCGCTTGTCGTGATGGCGGCCATTCCGTTTTCCCTTGTCGGGATTCTTCCCGCCCACTGGGCCATGGGGGCATTTTTCACCGCCACCTCCATGATCGGATTCATGGCCGGCGCTGGCATTGTGGTGCGGAACTCCATTATCCTCGTTGACTTTATTGAGCTGCGGCGGGAACAGGGACTCTCCCTTCGCGATGCAGTCGTTGAGGCCGGTGCGGTCCGCTTTCGTCCAATGCTCCTCACCGCCTTGGCCGTGGTCGTGGGAGCCAGCGTCATCCTTGCCGACCCGATTTTCCAAGGCCTTGCGATCAGCCTGATGTTCGGGGAAATTGCCTCGCTCCTGATCAGCCGGATGGCCGTGCCCGTCCTTTACTTCATGTCAGAATCGAAAAATTCCTAA
- a CDS encoding metalloregulator ArsR/SmtB family transcription factor has product MNREETIGSELLDGMAQSEGVQMASTMMRLLSHPERLKILCHLGVEGELNVGEILKRIPLSGSALSQHLAKLRKEGLVQTRKDRQTIYYRVGREDVMEILATLHGLYCEN; this is encoded by the coding sequence GTGAACCGCGAGGAAACAATTGGGAGCGAGCTATTGGACGGGATGGCGCAATCGGAGGGGGTGCAGATGGCCTCGACGATGATGCGGTTATTGAGCCATCCTGAGCGGCTGAAGATATTGTGTCACTTGGGGGTTGAGGGAGAATTGAACGTGGGGGAGATCCTGAAGCGGATTCCCCTGAGCGGCTCGGCGCTGTCACAGCATCTGGCGAAGTTGCGCAAGGAGGGCCTTGTGCAGACGCGGAAGGACCGGCAGACAATATATTACCGGGTGGGGCGCGAAGACGTGATGGAGATTCTGGCGACCCTTCACGGGTTGTATTGCGAGAACTAG
- a CDS encoding efflux RND transporter periplasmic adaptor subunit: protein MEVRSFTVEAKEHLQRQGLPGTVNPADQAIIASKLMGTVAQADVDIGQRVSEGELLITLSAGEIEAQVEQAEARLAQLTRNLEREKALLAQRATTAESVRTLEDEIRLAQARLLEVQTMESYISIRAPYDGIITTKKVRRGDLAIPGVPLLTIEGIGSLEVHVQVPDSLMPLPYGAEVNLMAKGIPEKARLVEWSPAADPASRTRLAKLELPEETTLRSGQYVRVDWPVKTTLSIWIPESALSLMGQMERIFTIEDGRAELRLIKSGLRENSMVQVLAGLEAGEQVVMSPTRQLKDGQQIIVTP from the coding sequence TTGGAAGTTAGGAGTTTCACCGTTGAAGCGAAGGAGCATCTGCAGCGGCAAGGGCTGCCTGGCACGGTCAATCCGGCTGACCAGGCAATCATCGCCTCGAAGCTGATGGGAACGGTGGCACAAGCGGATGTGGATATTGGCCAGCGGGTCTCTGAAGGTGAGCTGCTGATCACCCTGAGCGCGGGAGAGATTGAAGCACAAGTCGAGCAGGCGGAGGCCCGTCTGGCGCAGCTGACGCGCAACCTTGAGCGGGAGAAGGCCCTTCTGGCGCAACGGGCGACCACAGCGGAATCCGTTCGGACTTTGGAGGACGAAATTCGCCTGGCGCAAGCGCGCTTATTGGAAGTGCAGACGATGGAAAGCTATATCAGCATCCGCGCACCCTATGACGGAATTATCACGACAAAGAAAGTGCGCCGGGGAGATCTGGCGATTCCCGGAGTACCTCTCCTGACAATTGAAGGTATCGGAAGTCTGGAAGTGCATGTACAGGTGCCCGATTCCCTGATGCCACTGCCCTACGGGGCAGAGGTGAATCTAATGGCGAAAGGCATTCCGGAAAAGGCCCGTCTGGTGGAGTGGTCACCTGCGGCGGATCCGGCCAGCCGGACGCGCCTCGCGAAACTTGAATTGCCGGAGGAAACCACCCTCCGCTCCGGGCAATACGTGCGGGTTGATTGGCCGGTTAAAACAACCCTTTCCATCTGGATTCCGGAATCCGCACTTTCCCTGATGGGCCAGATGGAGCGGATCTTCACGATAGAGGACGGCCGGGCTGAATTGAGGCTCATCAAGTCGGGATTGAGAGAAAACTCCATGGTGCAAGTTCTCGCCGGTCTTGAGGCGGGCGAACAGGTGGTCATGTCCCCCACCCGACAGCTTAAGGATGGTCAACAAATTATTGTAACACCGTGA
- a CDS encoding YgaP-like transmembrane domain: MSIEQGVMAMAGSFVLVSVILGIIWTPWALGFTLFVGANLLQAAFTGFCPAAMVFAKLGLRGGCVFNK, from the coding sequence CTGAGTATTGAACAAGGGGTAATGGCGATGGCGGGGAGCTTTGTGCTAGTGAGCGTGATTCTGGGGATAATCTGGACACCATGGGCACTTGGGTTCACGCTATTTGTGGGAGCGAACCTGTTGCAGGCGGCCTTCACGGGGTTTTGCCCGGCAGCGATGGTATTTGCGAAGCTGGGCCTGCGCGGGGGCTGTGTATTCAACAAGTAA
- a CDS encoding DeoR/GlpR family DNA-binding transcription regulator, with product MHLFKKYSDASKASRWDRWRKIFDLLEDRHVIHISDIIAETDAKPSVIEKDIATLSSRGLVKRTAKGGLTLERYHGEKSYDERLKEDVQGKEIIAALASEKYIVEGMTLFLDGSTTVKAIIPFIANQKLRIITNNLSIISELRKSNFPGEILCTGGHFRSNANTVVGESACIMINRYKSDLTILGVEGVSSEMELMEAHPGEALLKQVMIEHSRRTIILAMPKKFNDDSLLTFATLKDVEALISTRFPPGPFADAAKAQGVRLECPASSTGNQQV from the coding sequence ATGCACCTTTTTAAAAAGTACTCTGACGCCAGCAAGGCGAGCCGTTGGGATCGATGGCGGAAAATCTTTGACCTGCTTGAAGACCGCCATGTCATCCATATCAGCGATATCATTGCAGAGACGGACGCCAAACCCAGCGTCATCGAGAAGGATATTGCGACACTCTCCTCGCGCGGTTTGGTCAAGCGTACCGCAAAGGGCGGCCTGACTCTCGAGCGCTATCATGGGGAAAAGTCCTACGATGAGCGCTTAAAGGAGGACGTTCAGGGTAAGGAAATCATCGCCGCTCTAGCTTCCGAGAAATATATCGTAGAGGGCATGACACTATTTCTCGATGGAAGCACAACGGTAAAGGCAATCATCCCTTTCATCGCCAACCAGAAACTCCGCATCATCACCAATAATCTCTCCATTATCTCCGAGCTTAGAAAAAGCAATTTTCCCGGAGAGATTCTCTGCACAGGAGGCCATTTCCGGTCCAACGCCAATACCGTCGTCGGCGAGAGCGCCTGCATCATGATCAACCGCTATAAGTCAGATTTGACAATCTTAGGCGTCGAGGGCGTGTCATCCGAAATGGAGCTCATGGAGGCCCATCCCGGCGAAGCCCTCCTCAAGCAGGTCATGATCGAGCATTCAAGACGCACCATCATCCTCGCCATGCCTAAGAAATTTAATGATGATTCCCTCCTCACCTTCGCCACCCTGAAGGATGTCGAGGCCCTCATCTCCACTCGCTTCCCACCAGGCCCGTTTGCAGACGCTGCCAAGGCTCAGGGAGTCCGCCTCGAATGCCCCGCTTCATCGACCGGTAACCAACAGGTCTAG